In a genomic window of Flavobacterium lipolyticum:
- the rimM gene encoding ribosome maturation factor RimM (Essential for efficient processing of 16S rRNA) codes for MRKEECFYLGKIAKKFSFKGEVLAYLDTDEPELYENLESVFVECNKHLVPFFIETSSLHKNDFLRIRFEDVNTEEDADALLGNAIYLPLSMLPKLSGNKFYFHEVIGFEIEDQRLGVFGKIAAVNDTTAQPLFEVLNGEVEMLIPMIDQFLVKIDRENKKVIMNLPEGLVEMYL; via the coding sequence ATGCGTAAAGAAGAATGTTTTTATTTAGGTAAAATCGCTAAAAAATTTAGTTTCAAAGGTGAAGTTCTGGCTTATTTAGACACGGACGAACCTGAGTTATACGAAAATCTGGAATCAGTGTTTGTTGAATGCAACAAACACTTGGTTCCTTTTTTTATTGAAACAAGTTCTTTGCACAAAAACGACTTTCTTAGAATTCGTTTTGAAGATGTAAACACAGAAGAAGATGCAGATGCCCTTCTTGGTAATGCGATTTATCTTCCTTTAAGCATGTTGCCAAAACTTTCGGGCAACAAATTTTATTTCCACGAAGTAATCGGTTTTGAAATCGAAGACCAACGTTTAGGTGTTTTTGGAAAAATAGCTGCCGTAAACGATACGACAGCACAACCTCTTTTTGAAGTTTTGAATGGCGAAGTCGAAATGTTAATTCCGATGATCGATCAATTCCTTGTAAAAATAGACCGTGAAAACAAAAAGGTTATCATGAATCTTCCTGAAGGCTTAGTGGAGATGTACCTTTAA
- a CDS encoding 30S ribosomal protein S16, with protein sequence MSVKIRLQRHGKKGKPFYWVVAADARSKRDGKYLEKIGTYNPNTNPATIDLNLDSAVKWLHNGAQPTDTARAILSYKGALLKHHLDGGIRKGALTQEQADAKLAAWLEAKTGKVDAKKDGLSKAQADVKAKALKAEQEVNAKRLAAAAQAEADAIAAATAAEATEEVAEVEASTEETATEENNETTEA encoded by the coding sequence ATGTCAGTAAAAATTAGATTACAAAGACACGGTAAAAAAGGAAAACCTTTTTACTGGGTTGTAGCTGCAGATGCACGCTCAAAAAGAGATGGTAAATACTTAGAGAAAATCGGTACTTACAATCCAAACACAAACCCGGCAACTATCGACTTAAACCTTGATAGTGCAGTTAAATGGTTACACAATGGTGCACAACCAACTGATACTGCTAGAGCAATTCTTTCTTACAAAGGAGCTTTATTGAAACACCACCTTGATGGAGGTATCCGTAAAGGAGCTTTGACTCAAGAGCAAGCTGACGCTAAATTAGCTGCATGGTTAGAAGCTAAAACTGGAAAAGTTGATGCTAAAAAAGATGGTTTATCAAAAGCACAAGCTGATGTTAAAGCTAAAGCTTTAAAAGCAGAACAAGAAGTTAACGCTAAACGTTTAGCTGCTGCTGCTCAAGCTGAAGCTGACGCAATTGCTGCTGCTACTGCTGCTGAAGCTACAGAAGAAGTTGCTGAAGTTGAAGCTTCAACTGAAGAAACTGCTACTGAAGAGAATAACGAAACAACTGAAGCATAA
- a CDS encoding DUF6252 family protein, which translates to MKKIISLVLLLFIVSACSEDIKFNNPAFQSLKENVFWRATTYNAYSSVGGGIVIEGDLGFEKVVLKVPNTGVQTYALGRDNITTANYINTQPSQSYSFSTGTDRGHGLIVITEFNAENKTISGTFKFDALNEDKKDTEKPKISFTEGVFYKIPISATSEN; encoded by the coding sequence ATGAAAAAAATAATTTCTTTAGTATTACTACTTTTTATTGTTTCTGCTTGTTCTGAAGATATAAAATTTAATAATCCGGCCTTCCAAAGTTTAAAAGAAAACGTGTTTTGGCGCGCTACAACCTATAATGCTTATAGCTCTGTGGGCGGCGGTATTGTTATTGAAGGTGATTTGGGATTTGAGAAAGTAGTTTTAAAAGTTCCGAATACAGGAGTGCAGACTTATGCTCTTGGACGTGACAATATCACGACTGCAAATTACATTAATACGCAGCCGTCGCAATCATACAGTTTCTCTACCGGTACGGATAGGGGGCATGGGCTAATCGTGATTACTGAGTTTAATGCCGAGAATAAAACAATTTCAGGAACCTTTAAGTTTGACGCTCTGAACGAGGATAAAAAAGATACTGAAAAGCCAAAAATTAGTTTTACCGAAGGTGTTTTTTACAAAATTCCAATTTCGGCAACATCTGAGAATTAG
- a CDS encoding RNA recognition motif domain-containing protein has protein sequence MNIFVGSLPFSIEEADLRESFEAYGAVDSVKIITDKFTGRSKGFGFVEMPNDSEAQKAIDELNGATVQGRSIVVNKSEPKPEGERRSFNNNRGGDSRGGYGNNRGGNDRGGNRGGY, from the coding sequence ATGAACATTTTTGTTGGAAGCCTTCCATTCAGTATTGAGGAAGCAGATTTAAGAGAGTCTTTCGAGGCTTACGGAGCAGTAGATTCAGTTAAAATTATTACTGATAAATTTACTGGAAGAAGCAAAGGATTTGGTTTCGTTGAGATGCCAAACGATAGCGAGGCTCAAAAAGCAATTGATGAATTGAACGGAGCTACTGTTCAAGGTCGTTCAATTGTTGTTAATAAATCTGAACCAAAACCTGAAGGTGAAAGAAGAAGCTTCAATAACAACCGTGGAGGTGATTCTCGCGGAGGTTACGGAAACAACCGTGGTGGAAATGACCGTGGTGGTAACAGAGGAGGATATTAA